The proteins below come from a single candidate division KSB1 bacterium genomic window:
- a CDS encoding 4Fe-4S dicluster domain-containing protein: MNNIRTDQSRREFLKRCLQIISAAALVPLSAQAFAAEGYNPTKHDYGMGIDVHKCIGCGLCVQACKTENNVPKEPFYFRTWIERYTIPVAGEITVESPNGGSQGFPPSALAPKDVMRSYFVPKLCNHCAKPPCVQVCPVGATFVSRDGVVLMDPDYCIGCRYCIQACPYGARFMNPHTRATDKCNFCYHRITKGLLPACVEVCPTQARIFGELTATPNPLSRFRRVNKIQVLKPALNTEPKVFYANLDGEVR, translated from the coding sequence ATGAACAATATAAGAACTGATCAAAGCCGAAGAGAATTTCTCAAACGATGTCTACAAATCATTTCTGCAGCGGCATTGGTGCCGTTGAGCGCCCAGGCCTTCGCAGCGGAAGGTTATAATCCCACTAAGCACGACTACGGAATGGGCATTGATGTCCATAAATGCATTGGTTGCGGTCTGTGTGTTCAGGCCTGCAAGACGGAAAACAACGTCCCCAAAGAGCCGTTCTATTTTCGCACCTGGATCGAGCGCTACACCATTCCTGTGGCGGGTGAAATTACCGTGGAGAGTCCCAATGGTGGCAGCCAGGGCTTTCCGCCCAGTGCATTGGCCCCAAAAGATGTGATGCGCAGCTATTTCGTGCCCAAGTTGTGCAACCATTGCGCCAAGCCGCCGTGCGTGCAAGTTTGTCCCGTCGGGGCGACGTTCGTCTCTCGGGATGGCGTGGTTTTGATGGACCCCGACTATTGCATCGGCTGCCGCTACTGCATCCAGGCCTGTCCTTATGGGGCCCGATTTATGAATCCCCATACCAGAGCCACGGACAAATGCAATTTCTGCTATCATCGCATTACCAAAGGGCTGCTGCCTGCCTGCGTCGAGGTCTGTCCCACTCAGGCTCGGATTTTCGGCGAATTGACAGCGACGCCGAATCCCTTATCCCGATTCCGCCGAGTCAATAAAATTCAGGTGCTCAAACCTGCGTTGAATACCGAGCCCAAGGTCTTTTACGCCAACTTAGACGGGGAGGTGCGATAA
- the nrfD gene encoding polysulfide reductase NrfD translates to MEKLFALLNHALQNVTGFIYPNEVELHWNILIVIYPYITGLVAGAFILASLERVFNVKEVQPTYRLSLLTALAFLIVAPLPLQAHLARPERGIEMFLTPHLQSAMAMFGFVYLWYLLAVLLLEIWFDYRDNIVHWSRSETGIKKIIYKILTLGTTDVSEQSIALDRKIGKFITIIGIPSAFLLHGYVGFIFGSVKANPWWSSVLMPIVFLFSAIVSGIAMVLLLYMISNFLRGKKNNMPCLDKLGSYLLYVMLIDFSLESLDFIQRLYEAEESIKILGEMVRSKLFISLIVSQVIIGTVLPILSLAFVKLIRTAEAFRRAIYFITAILVQIGIFSIRWNVVIGGQLFSKSFRGLTVYKVELFGIEGLLMAIGLLVLPFVILWILVKILPPWSESDLSIDPLRNQR, encoded by the coding sequence GTGGAAAAATTATTTGCGCTGCTCAATCATGCCTTGCAGAACGTGACTGGCTTTATCTACCCCAATGAAGTCGAACTGCATTGGAACATTCTGATCGTCATCTATCCGTATATCACAGGTCTGGTGGCAGGCGCTTTCATTCTGGCGTCGCTGGAGCGGGTGTTTAATGTCAAAGAAGTACAGCCCACTTATCGCCTGTCATTGCTGACGGCGCTGGCCTTTCTAATCGTGGCGCCGCTGCCATTGCAAGCGCATCTGGCTCGACCCGAGCGGGGTATTGAAATGTTTCTTACGCCGCATCTGCAATCCGCCATGGCCATGTTCGGTTTTGTTTATTTGTGGTATTTACTGGCGGTCTTATTGTTGGAAATCTGGTTCGATTATCGGGACAACATTGTCCATTGGTCTCGCAGTGAAACAGGAATCAAAAAAATCATTTATAAAATTCTTACGCTGGGCACGACCGATGTATCTGAGCAGTCGATCGCCCTGGATCGTAAGATCGGCAAATTCATCACCATCATCGGCATTCCCTCGGCGTTCCTGTTGCATGGTTATGTGGGATTCATCTTCGGTTCGGTGAAAGCCAATCCCTGGTGGAGCAGCGTGCTCATGCCCATTGTGTTTTTATTCTCCGCCATTGTTTCGGGCATCGCTATGGTGCTGCTGCTTTATATGATCAGTAATTTCCTACGGGGCAAAAAGAACAACATGCCATGTCTGGACAAGCTGGGTTCCTACTTGCTGTATGTAATGCTCATCGACTTTTCGCTGGAGTCGCTCGATTTTATCCAGCGGCTGTACGAGGCTGAGGAATCCATCAAAATATTGGGGGAAATGGTGCGAAGCAAGCTTTTCATCAGCTTGATCGTCTCGCAGGTGATCATTGGAACCGTGTTGCCAATTCTATCTTTGGCGTTTGTCAAACTGATCCGCACAGCCGAAGCATTTCGTCGAGCCATTTATTTTATTACCGCCATTCTGGTGCAAATCGGTATTTTCAGCATCCGCTGGAATGTGGTTATTGGTGGCCAATTGTTCTCCAAAAGCTTCCGAGGGTTGACCGTTTATAAAGTGGAGCTCTTTGGCATCGAGGGGCTCTTGATGGCGATCGGTTTGCTGGTCCTGCCCTTTGTTATCTTATGGATATTGGTGAAAATTTTGCCGCCGTGGAGCGAGAGCGATCTCTCGATCGATCCACTGCGCAATCAGAGATAA
- a CDS encoding ATP-binding protein, which yields MKYRTLIFVLLAIIIFVLGLIAHLQYFRTKRHIIEFYSQKQMTLARQASLGLEAFIKDRIRTLEVLADKPDFKQFVIPNISAELQYTYNKVIGFEYLILVDLFGLPKIGYPDNFPCLTDQAPQMQQKFLESFAAARDRRNTEIFSKDTLVSGKVFICLISPIYSYRNEFQGAILGVLHINTALQEALKPVFKGKDDYVWLLNEGGYLLYHPNHEDMLLRNMIKSEPSCQTCHQPFIFEQQMLMTEIGVGIKQNRNSPKVLIGYARVSLPNTHWIVAISSPISELLVSIRNQFISFLLLVIFMMLAITLGAVLISRINHKLMLAKWERDQERQKHLAIIGAMAARIAHEIKNPLASIQTGIQLLESQLQNGEPQKSYYERLRNEIQRVDKILKGLLSYAREERLETRLMDITPLIKRFAALITPTLEKQGLVLETHIDADLPQLWLDELKMEQVLWNIMLNAAQASPPGGRITLAVNKNHGGLEIRLRDEGSGIPDSIRQKIFQPFFSTKPHGTGLGLAISQKIVELHRGKITIESKEGAGTTVVIYLPAREAKT from the coding sequence ATGAAATATCGGACGCTTATTTTCGTGCTCCTTGCGATCATCATTTTTGTGCTTGGCCTGATTGCCCATTTGCAATATTTTCGAACCAAGCGGCATATTATTGAGTTTTACAGCCAAAAGCAGATGACGCTAGCAAGACAGGCCTCATTAGGTTTGGAAGCATTCATCAAAGATCGCATTCGAACTTTGGAGGTCTTAGCAGATAAACCAGATTTTAAACAATTCGTGATCCCGAATATTTCAGCCGAATTACAATACACCTACAACAAAGTTATAGGTTTTGAATACCTTATTTTGGTGGATCTTTTTGGCCTTCCGAAAATCGGATACCCAGATAATTTTCCGTGCTTAACGGACCAAGCTCCTCAAATGCAACAAAAGTTCCTCGAATCTTTTGCAGCCGCTCGAGATCGTCGAAACACTGAAATATTCTCAAAAGATACCCTTGTAAGTGGGAAAGTTTTTATCTGTTTGATTTCACCAATTTATTCATACCGCAATGAATTTCAAGGCGCTATTTTAGGGGTGCTACATATCAATACAGCTTTACAAGAAGCGCTAAAACCCGTCTTTAAAGGAAAAGATGATTACGTTTGGCTTCTCAATGAAGGGGGCTATTTGCTCTATCACCCCAATCATGAAGATATGCTGCTGCGAAATATGATCAAATCGGAACCAAGCTGTCAGACATGTCACCAACCATTTATCTTTGAGCAACAAATGCTCATGACTGAAATTGGGGTTGGGATCAAACAAAATCGAAACTCTCCGAAAGTGTTGATTGGCTACGCTCGAGTCTCGTTACCAAATACCCATTGGATTGTGGCAATCAGCTCTCCTATCTCCGAGCTACTGGTATCGATTCGAAATCAATTTATCAGTTTCCTCTTGCTGGTTATTTTCATGATGCTGGCAATCACCTTAGGTGCTGTTTTGATCAGTCGCATTAACCACAAATTAATGCTGGCCAAATGGGAACGGGACCAGGAACGTCAGAAGCATCTGGCTATTATCGGCGCCATGGCAGCTCGCATCGCTCATGAAATCAAAAATCCTCTGGCCAGTATTCAAACGGGCATTCAGTTGCTGGAAAGCCAGCTCCAGAATGGAGAGCCACAAAAGAGCTACTATGAGCGCCTACGGAATGAAATCCAGCGGGTTGATAAAATCTTGAAGGGACTGTTGTCTTACGCCCGTGAGGAGCGACTTGAAACCCGATTAATGGATATCACCCCATTGATCAAACGCTTTGCGGCGTTAATCACACCGACGCTGGAAAAGCAGGGATTGGTACTGGAGACGCATATCGACGCCGATCTGCCACAGCTCTGGTTGGATGAGCTCAAAATGGAACAGGTGCTCTGGAATATTATGTTGAATGCAGCTCAGGCCAGCCCCCCTGGCGGACGAATTACTTTGGCTGTTAATAAAAATCACGGGGGACTGGAAATCCGATTGCGGGATGAAGGTTCAGGAATTCCAGATTCGATTCGTCAAAAGATCTTTCAGCCGTTTTTTAGCACCAAGCCCCACGGGACTGGTCTGGGGCTGGCGATCAGTCAGAAAATTGTCGAATTGCATCGAGGCAAAATTACCATCGAAAGCAAGGAAGGAGCAGGCACCACTGTGGTAATCTATTTGCCTGCGCGAGAAGCCAAAACATGA
- a CDS encoding sigma-54 dependent transcriptional regulator — protein MNPYILIVDDEENLAFFLKSALEAKNYAVETVGLLAEAKKALESKFPDLLLLDLNLPDGNGLELYRLMKEKGLGIPTLVITAHASVGSAIEALKLGVDDYIIKPFELDEILVNIEKQLQRFQLNNQFNYYKQRLQASYQDEFFISTLPEMQQLQNLAIKVAQVEESTILIEGPSGTGKEMLARFIHHHSPQADAPFVEINCASLPENLLESELFGYEPGAFTDAKKRKIGLIELAHKGTLFLDEISEMSPALQAKLLRVIETRVFKRLGGIRDIKVSLRIIAASNQNIRQRVEEKKFREDLFFRLNMFYLTLPPLKDRKAEILLMAQFFLEKIARQLRRPVRRIAADAQRMILDYDWPGNIRELRNTIERAVILCDGDTIELRHLACEMMQQQATLKSFQPTIADLEQLSLKQYLDGIEKSLLLQALQMSGGNQLQAAKILGEERHIVRYLIKKHNLEDYQISMPKISNIK, from the coding sequence ATGAACCCTTATATTTTAATTGTAGATGACGAGGAAAACCTGGCCTTTTTTCTAAAGAGTGCACTGGAAGCCAAAAATTATGCAGTGGAGACGGTGGGATTATTGGCTGAAGCGAAAAAGGCGCTGGAGTCCAAATTTCCCGACCTGCTGCTGCTGGATTTGAATCTACCAGATGGGAATGGACTGGAGTTATATCGCCTCATGAAAGAAAAGGGCCTGGGCATTCCGACGCTGGTGATCACCGCCCACGCCTCGGTAGGATCGGCTATCGAGGCGCTGAAATTGGGGGTGGATGATTACATTATCAAACCTTTCGAGCTGGATGAAATTCTGGTCAATATCGAAAAGCAGCTTCAGCGATTTCAACTCAACAATCAATTCAATTACTACAAGCAACGGTTACAGGCATCGTATCAGGACGAATTTTTCATCAGCACGCTGCCCGAGATGCAGCAACTTCAAAATCTGGCAATAAAAGTAGCGCAGGTTGAAGAAAGCACCATCCTCATAGAAGGGCCAAGTGGTACAGGCAAAGAGATGCTGGCTCGATTTATTCATCACCATTCGCCGCAGGCCGATGCTCCTTTTGTGGAGATCAATTGCGCTTCTTTGCCAGAAAATTTATTGGAGAGCGAACTGTTCGGCTATGAGCCTGGTGCCTTTACCGATGCCAAAAAGCGCAAGATCGGCTTGATCGAATTGGCGCATAAAGGGACGCTATTTCTGGATGAAATTTCAGAGATGTCTCCTGCCCTGCAAGCAAAATTGTTACGGGTGATTGAGACTCGGGTATTCAAACGATTGGGTGGGATCAGGGATATTAAAGTGAGCTTGCGGATTATTGCCGCTTCGAATCAAAACATTCGCCAGCGAGTGGAAGAAAAAAAATTTCGTGAGGATCTATTTTTCCGACTGAACATGTTCTATCTGACGCTCCCACCTTTGAAGGATCGTAAAGCTGAGATTCTGCTAATGGCACAGTTCTTTTTAGAGAAGATTGCCCGTCAACTACGGCGTCCAGTGCGACGCATCGCTGCTGATGCCCAGAGGATGATTCTGGATTATGATTGGCCAGGCAACATCCGTGAACTGCGCAACACTATCGAACGAGCCGTGATCCTATGCGACGGGGATACAATTGAGCTCAGACATTTAGCCTGCGAAATGATGCAGCAGCAAGCAACTTTAAAGTCATTCCAACCGACCATCGCCGATCTGGAGCAGCTTTCTTTAAAGCAATATTTAGATGGGATCGAGAAATCACTTCTGCTGCAGGCATTGCAGATGAGCGGCGGGAATCAATTGCAAGCGGCAAAAATTTTGGGAGAGGAACGGCACATTGTTCGGTATTTAATCAAAAAGCATAACCTAGAGGACTATCAAATCTCAATGCCCAAAATTTCAAATATCAAATAG
- a CDS encoding response regulator: protein MNILVIENEEFLAENLCRYLKKIENLSIKYVTSAQEALQLLSKECYDLIISDLWLSDAEADDWLLQVGEICEGQSLIITSAYPIPEKVRLSNKLNIIGYFEKPFDIKIIVNLINQLTKS, encoded by the coding sequence ATGAATATTCTGGTGATCGAAAACGAAGAGTTTCTGGCAGAGAACCTCTGTCGCTATCTCAAAAAAATTGAAAATTTGAGCATCAAGTATGTGACAAGCGCCCAAGAGGCGTTGCAACTTTTATCTAAAGAATGCTATGATTTAATCATTTCGGATCTATGGTTATCAGATGCTGAAGCTGATGATTGGCTATTGCAAGTTGGCGAAATTTGTGAGGGGCAAAGCTTAATTATCACGTCTGCCTATCCCATACCCGAAAAGGTGCGATTGTCCAATAAGCTGAATATCATTGGCTATTTCGAAAAGCCATTTGATATAAAAATTATAGTTAACTTAATCAATCAATTAACCAAATCATGA
- a CDS encoding T9SS type A sorting domain-containing protein: MVKKATLIIMVVFVVAGMVAAQTVKLEPYGISPRDAAKDPNDLFDRAYNGLLNVGVETQMYLKGSISSGKLTSPSWSVTKAPTGSVATITKTVDLDTATQVAVFTPDLVGTYEVQFSASGKSAKVTINSATYVGVGDGNCALCHSGKTNEWKKTGHYSLFERAMNGDPEVAGHYASYCISCHVTGYDRNAKNNGFDDRPFVFPDSLYPGQYDSLLKKFPDAMKLARIQCESCHGPASAHMGVTSDSKMVSSLNTENCAWCHDSGTFHVYPEQLDYSAHAHATSTPSGPGRAACVRCHTAAGFVDFLNGVTPPRTDYVPITCSACHDPHSDKNAHQVRTVEAKLATGEVITEGGLGKLCMNCHQSRQNAVTYTNAASSRFGPHYAPQADMISGKNAVTFGKNLPTSPHLKDIENSCVDCHMAPGMSIDPNTIVGSHSFKVVDNNGKDNVKICQGCHGNVGESFHEKKFYVNGNADHDGDGKEEGLQEEVQGLMDQLAALLPNPDPHAEVNNTWTKTELKAAFNHRMVYYDGSLGIHNPAFTVALLKVSIQALKNNAIEGEIVAIEDVPNDQGKQVTIIWDKFVDDGVAVDPVAKYIVKRQDGEVWVGVGEYTAHGADRYALVVPTLYDSTAAGLALTTFKVVSISQSGNVHESLPAQGYSVDNLVPHAPGNFMAMVAAGNVELSWEAPADPDINYYKVFRSTDPSFVPSDNNLVGTTVELKFTDKPTSLGSYYYVVAAVDFSGNLGEFTHPVNATLTSIDQADTVPLTYELYQNYPNPFNPETSIKFSLKAAGNVSLTIYNSAGQMVKKLIDQEMAAGNHSISFIADGMSSGVYIYRIVVHNSEGNQFQAIRKMILMK; encoded by the coding sequence ATGGTTAAAAAAGCTACCCTAATTATCATGGTCGTATTTGTTGTTGCAGGCATGGTAGCAGCGCAGACTGTGAAATTGGAGCCTTATGGAATTTCGCCCCGTGATGCAGCGAAAGATCCCAACGATCTATTTGATCGGGCTTATAATGGCCTGCTCAATGTTGGGGTCGAAACTCAGATGTATTTGAAAGGCTCTATTTCCAGCGGCAAGCTAACAAGCCCAAGCTGGAGCGTGACCAAAGCCCCTACTGGTTCGGTAGCGACGATCACCAAGACCGTTGATCTGGATACAGCCACCCAGGTCGCTGTGTTCACACCTGACCTCGTCGGTACTTATGAAGTACAATTTTCTGCCAGCGGCAAATCTGCAAAAGTGACCATCAATTCAGCGACTTATGTTGGGGTAGGTGATGGCAACTGTGCCCTTTGCCATAGCGGAAAAACCAATGAATGGAAAAAGACGGGGCATTATTCCCTGTTTGAACGAGCCATGAATGGCGATCCAGAGGTTGCGGGGCATTATGCTTCCTATTGTATTAGCTGTCATGTAACAGGTTATGATAGAAACGCCAAAAATAATGGTTTTGACGATCGACCATTTGTTTTTCCAGATTCGCTTTATCCTGGTCAATATGATAGCTTGCTGAAAAAATTTCCTGATGCCATGAAATTGGCCCGGATTCAATGTGAAAGTTGCCATGGCCCAGCAAGCGCTCACATGGGTGTAACCAGTGATTCCAAAATGGTATCCTCATTGAATACGGAAAATTGCGCCTGGTGCCACGACTCTGGAACATTTCACGTTTATCCTGAGCAATTGGATTATTCCGCTCATGCGCACGCTACGTCAACGCCGAGCGGGCCGGGTCGTGCCGCTTGCGTCCGTTGTCACACGGCGGCTGGATTCGTGGATTTTCTGAATGGAGTCACACCGCCACGCACCGATTACGTTCCAATCACCTGTTCAGCTTGTCACGACCCGCATAGCGACAAGAATGCCCATCAAGTGAGAACTGTGGAGGCCAAGTTAGCCACAGGAGAGGTCATCACCGAAGGTGGTCTGGGCAAGCTCTGCATGAACTGCCATCAGAGCCGTCAGAATGCAGTGACATATACAAATGCTGCCTCCAGTCGTTTCGGTCCGCACTATGCTCCTCAGGCGGATATGATCAGTGGCAAAAACGCTGTCACCTTTGGCAAGAATCTACCGACTTCGCCCCATCTGAAGGATATCGAAAACTCATGTGTGGATTGCCACATGGCCCCAGGCATGTCCATCGATCCTAACACTATCGTGGGCTCCCACTCATTTAAAGTCGTGGACAATAATGGCAAAGACAATGTTAAAATTTGCCAGGGATGCCATGGCAATGTCGGTGAAAGCTTTCACGAAAAGAAATTCTACGTCAATGGCAATGCCGATCATGATGGTGATGGCAAGGAAGAAGGATTGCAAGAGGAAGTTCAAGGCTTGATGGATCAATTGGCGGCATTGCTACCCAATCCAGATCCGCATGCTGAAGTAAACAATACCTGGACCAAAACCGAATTGAAAGCTGCTTTCAACCATCGGATGGTTTACTATGATGGGAGTCTTGGCATACATAATCCTGCATTCACCGTCGCTCTACTTAAAGTTTCGATCCAGGCGTTGAAAAACAATGCGATTGAGGGCGAAATCGTTGCCATCGAAGATGTTCCCAATGATCAGGGCAAACAAGTCACAATCATCTGGGATAAATTTGTCGATGACGGTGTGGCCGTTGATCCAGTTGCCAAATATATTGTCAAACGCCAGGATGGTGAGGTCTGGGTTGGCGTCGGCGAATACACCGCCCACGGCGCCGATCGATATGCGTTAGTCGTTCCGACGCTTTATGACTCAACGGCTGCCGGATTAGCTCTGACCACCTTTAAAGTCGTGTCCATTTCGCAATCGGGGAATGTTCATGAATCATTGCCAGCCCAAGGGTATTCAGTGGACAACTTAGTGCCTCATGCCCCAGGCAATTTCATGGCAATGGTCGCTGCTGGCAATGTCGAGCTAAGCTGGGAAGCACCTGCAGATCCTGACATCAACTATTACAAAGTCTTTCGGTCAACAGACCCATCATTTGTCCCCAGTGACAATAACCTTGTTGGGACCACAGTAGAACTCAAATTTACCGATAAGCCAACATCGCTGGGAAGTTACTATTATGTGGTTGCTGCGGTTGACTTCTCAGGAAATTTGGGTGAATTCACTCATCCTGTGAATGCCACCTTAACTTCAATCGATCAGGCCGACACTGTCCCATTAACTTATGAGCTCTATCAGAATTATCCCAATCCATTCAATCCTGAGACCTCAATTAAGTTTTCGCTGAAGGCAGCGGGAAATGTTTCGCTCACCATTTACAACTCGGCAGGACAAATGGTGAAAAAGCTGATCGATCAGGAGATGGCGGCTGGGAATCACAGCATTAGCTTTATCGCCGATGGTATGTCTTCTGGTGTATATATCTACCGCATCGTGGTCCACAATAGCGAAGGCAATCAGTTCCAGGCGATTAGGAAGATGATATTGATGAAATAA
- a CDS encoding T9SS type A sorting domain-containing protein, protein MKYLTRAAMLTFLILLIAASLYAQVHFATSIHATRAGKNFWYGADTSVTKSPAPGFETLTNVPISHPNVACNSCHPGDNLDANGDAYPTPFPGASCVDCHATKSGNRVTEDDCYGCHSRQVTEAKTLNYSDVHRSASTPLKCWDCHKKSELHGDDGVAYNSMFEPGAIKADCGDCHTTQAGTLPDHSTYDPHKGKLHCDACHTQTAVACYNCHFESQVDAAKKRAKQTIHGFIILVNRAKDGKVGTASFQSLTYKGHAWVAFGPFHSHSVTDKGRKCVDCHQNFGGQIPAIQEYNATGKIHFAKWNTADSTLSFVKGVIPFPENYQTAFKMDFLTYNGSSSDPVAPSKNWSFIGKDTWDGHQLLFATPLSRAQMSKLGMNPPTSIDDAANGALPVRYALHQNYPNPFNPTTTISFELAEAQFVELKLFNLAGQEIQTLLSQPLSEGRHTVTLSAHHLPSGVYVYQLTAGDYTASKKLVVMK, encoded by the coding sequence ATGAAGTATCTTACCAGAGCAGCGATGCTGACATTTCTAATCCTATTGATTGCTGCATCGCTTTATGCCCAGGTGCATTTTGCTACCAGCATTCACGCGACGCGAGCGGGCAAAAATTTTTGGTATGGCGCAGACACCAGTGTTACCAAATCCCCAGCACCAGGATTCGAGACATTAACCAATGTCCCAATTAGCCATCCAAATGTTGCCTGTAATTCCTGTCATCCAGGCGATAATTTGGATGCCAATGGTGATGCCTACCCAACTCCGTTTCCAGGCGCCAGTTGTGTCGACTGTCATGCCACCAAATCGGGCAACCGAGTGACAGAAGATGATTGCTACGGCTGTCATAGCCGTCAGGTCACTGAGGCTAAGACATTGAATTATTCTGATGTGCATCGCAGTGCCAGCACCCCCTTAAAATGCTGGGATTGCCATAAGAAATCAGAGCTGCACGGCGATGACGGTGTGGCTTACAATTCGATGTTCGAACCTGGGGCAATAAAAGCTGATTGCGGGGATTGCCATACCACCCAGGCAGGAACGCTCCCAGATCATAGCACTTATGATCCACACAAAGGAAAGCTTCATTGCGATGCCTGCCATACTCAAACGGCCGTGGCCTGCTACAACTGCCATTTTGAAAGCCAGGTCGATGCCGCTAAGAAACGGGCGAAGCAAACCATCCATGGTTTCATAATTTTGGTCAATCGAGCAAAAGATGGCAAAGTCGGAACCGCTTCATTCCAATCTCTGACCTATAAAGGCCATGCATGGGTGGCGTTTGGACCGTTCCATTCCCACTCTGTGACCGATAAAGGCAGAAAGTGTGTGGATTGCCATCAGAATTTCGGCGGCCAGATCCCTGCCATTCAGGAGTACAATGCCACAGGCAAGATTCATTTTGCCAAATGGAATACCGCTGACAGCACATTGAGCTTTGTGAAGGGTGTCATCCCATTCCCAGAAAACTATCAAACCGCCTTCAAAATGGATTTCCTGACCTATAATGGCAGTAGCAGTGATCCAGTTGCCCCATCGAAAAATTGGTCATTCATTGGTAAAGATACTTGGGATGGGCATCAATTGCTTTTTGCGACCCCGTTAAGCCGTGCCCAAATGAGCAAGCTTGGGATGAATCCGCCGACAAGTATCGATGATGCCGCAAACGGTGCTCTACCCGTTCGCTATGCGCTGCATCAAAACTACCCCAATCCCTTTAATCCAACCACCACGATCTCTTTTGAATTAGCGGAGGCGCAATTCGTTGAGCTGAAGCTTTTCAATTTAGCGGGACAGGAGATCCAAACATTATTGAGCCAACCATTATCAGAAGGGCGTCATACTGTGACGCTATCCGCTCATCATCTTCCTTCAGGCGTGTATGTCTACCAGCTCACGGCAGGCGATTATACCGCTAGTAAGAAATTAGTGGTGATGAAGTAA
- a CDS encoding CxxxxCH/CxxCH domain-containing protein, protein MKKTHLFYLVVTGMMLNFIAHCSKLQEDLPTQPQAPPVQAHPSGWTDTLAASFHGNYIRQHQWDLTSCQQCHGKDYAGGTSKSSCNTCHIGTPEGCTTCHGGVDNNTGAPPKDLQGNKTTTVKGVGAHTIHLTGGAFSNGFACTECHKKVEHFNDSHHIGPELLPAEIVWGELAKKGDAEPLWDGVQTCQNVYCHGEFKYGNKDNNPSWIKVDSSQAQCGSCHGLPPADPHPAVTLCYFCHPGVVNASMEIIDKNKHINGEKD, encoded by the coding sequence ATGAAAAAGACCCATTTATTTTACCTCGTCGTCACAGGGATGATGCTTAATTTTATCGCCCATTGTAGCAAATTGCAAGAAGACTTGCCGACCCAACCTCAAGCGCCACCAGTTCAGGCTCATCCTTCTGGCTGGACAGATACCCTGGCAGCGAGTTTTCATGGCAATTATATCCGCCAGCACCAGTGGGATCTGACGAGCTGCCAACAATGTCATGGGAAAGATTACGCTGGTGGGACATCGAAGAGTTCTTGCAATACCTGCCATATAGGCACGCCTGAGGGGTGTACCACCTGTCATGGCGGTGTTGACAACAACACAGGCGCTCCACCTAAAGATTTGCAGGGCAATAAAACCACGACGGTAAAAGGCGTCGGCGCTCATACTATTCACCTCACAGGCGGGGCTTTTAGCAACGGTTTTGCCTGCACCGAATGCCACAAAAAAGTGGAGCATTTCAACGACAGCCATCATATTGGCCCCGAGCTGTTGCCTGCTGAAATCGTCTGGGGCGAGCTGGCCAAAAAAGGTGATGCCGAGCCATTGTGGGATGGAGTCCAGACCTGTCAAAATGTCTATTGCCATGGCGAGTTCAAATATGGCAACAAAGACAATAATCCCTCTTGGATCAAAGTTGATAGCAGCCAGGCTCAATGCGGTTCGTGTCATGGTTTGCCGCCAGCCGATCCTCATCCGGCTGTCACCCTGTGCTATTTTTGTCATCCTGGCGTGGTCAATGCATCGATGGAGATCATTGACAAAAACAAGCACATTAATGGAGAAAAAGATTAA